A stretch of Candidatus Zixiibacteriota bacterium DNA encodes these proteins:
- a CDS encoding SRPBCC domain-containing protein, translated as MRRRLRLKIRLDIDPLKIWDAVINPLKLAIWFCNKGEINPKLRGSVKLAGDNCVATSFPEKEINGSILELEPNRLLKFSWPMAGSASEVTWMIDDKTRYCDFLVTHDKLPANSLMMDAWIIYLYNLRSFLSENRPVYRLDYSRLDKGTIRRELFMDVMPSVVFRALTDQRSVRGWFSTAAEVEPQVDGKYVAGWKAPDGSPIGPQKIIEIVENKKLVYDWSEAGVKAGDLVTWELLRIGERTRVTLRHSGFPPDQLNRSHTQGWHSYLLVLKDYCESNGRVSYTVIDGDWTV; from the coding sequence TTGCGCAGAAGACTCCGGCTCAAAATTCGACTCGACATTGATCCGCTCAAGATCTGGGACGCGGTCATCAATCCACTCAAGCTGGCGATCTGGTTCTGTAATAAAGGCGAGATCAACCCCAAACTTCGCGGCAGCGTCAAACTGGCCGGCGACAACTGCGTCGCTACCAGCTTTCCTGAGAAAGAAATCAACGGCTCGATCCTTGAACTCGAACCCAATCGCCTGCTCAAATTCTCCTGGCCGATGGCCGGCTCTGCATCCGAAGTCACCTGGATGATTGACGACAAGACTCGCTACTGCGATTTCCTCGTCACTCACGACAAGTTACCGGCAAACTCGCTGATGATGGACGCCTGGATCATCTACCTGTACAACCTCCGCTCGTTCCTCAGCGAAAACCGCCCGGTCTACCGGCTCGACTACTCGCGGCTCGATAAGGGTACCATCCGCCGCGAACTCTTCATGGACGTGATGCCCTCCGTCGTCTTTCGCGCCCTGACCGACCAGCGCTCGGTGCGCGGCTGGTTCTCTACCGCTGCCGAGGTCGAACCACAGGTCGACGGCAAGTATGTAGCCGGCTGGAAGGCTCCCGACGGGTCGCCGATCGGCCCACAGAAAATCATCGAGATCGTCGAAAACAAGAAGCTGGTGTACGACTGGAGTGAAGCCGGTGTCAAAGCTGGCGATCTTGTCACCTGGGAGCTGCTCCGAATCGGTGAACGCACCCGCGTGACTCTCCGCCACTCCGGCTTCCCGCCCGACCAACTCAACCGCAGCCATACTCAGGGATGGCACTCGTATCTGCTCGTCCTGAAGGATTACTGCGAATCGAACGGCCGCGTCAGTTATACCGTCATCGACGGCGACTGGACCGTCTAA
- a CDS encoding sugar transferase, giving the protein MLRGHVSILRKAHFLLDLLLSALAFVAAHWQYLRIRRSTGAWILPTRGEAEMLAVALLALAACIYFLGERYVYRLKSASDFLREALVLTLGAAGVFLVAAYLLHLPSLPRLQFATFVLLQFLTLFVLRLILLKALQHARARGRNVQTTLVVGTRERVRKTVDLILDSPKWGLRAAGLLFLDDHKLLYRYRDIPLIGPIERLAEVIKTNHVDFVFFTVPAHLVERVRGAMVLCEEMGVASCLSADFIGLSASRQYAVDLAGKPALLFTREPEHNLGLILKALSDRLAAAVGLLVLLPLMTMIAVLIRATSRGPVFFSQERCGLHGRRFRMLKFRTMVVNAEAVRQELTHLNEMDGPVFKIANDPRITRMGKILRKLSLDELPQLINVLKGEMSLVGPRPPLPDEVHDYDFWQRRKLSMKPGITCLWQVGDRNDSSFEQWMKQDLEYIDNWSLMLDAKILLRTIPAVIHATGR; this is encoded by the coding sequence ATGCTGCGCGGACATGTCAGCATACTGCGGAAAGCGCATTTCCTGCTGGATCTGCTGTTGTCGGCTCTGGCGTTTGTCGCGGCGCACTGGCAGTATCTGCGGATCAGGCGTTCGACCGGCGCCTGGATTTTGCCGACGCGCGGCGAAGCGGAGATGCTGGCGGTGGCGCTGCTGGCGTTGGCGGCGTGCATCTACTTCCTCGGCGAGCGGTACGTCTATCGATTGAAGAGTGCTTCTGATTTTCTGCGCGAGGCCTTGGTGCTAACCTTGGGAGCGGCCGGAGTATTCCTGGTGGCCGCCTACTTGTTGCACCTGCCGAGTCTGCCGCGACTCCAATTTGCGACATTTGTGCTGCTACAATTCTTGACACTGTTTGTGTTGCGATTGATTCTGCTCAAAGCGTTGCAACATGCGCGAGCGCGGGGCCGAAATGTGCAAACGACCCTGGTCGTGGGAACGCGCGAACGGGTGCGCAAGACGGTTGATCTGATCCTGGACAGTCCCAAGTGGGGCCTGCGCGCCGCGGGACTGCTGTTTCTCGACGATCACAAGTTACTTTATCGCTACCGCGACATACCGCTGATCGGTCCAATTGAACGACTGGCGGAGGTGATCAAGACGAATCACGTTGATTTCGTGTTCTTCACGGTGCCGGCACACCTGGTCGAACGCGTGCGCGGCGCGATGGTACTGTGCGAGGAAATGGGGGTGGCCAGTTGCCTGAGCGCGGATTTCATCGGGTTGAGCGCCTCGCGGCAGTATGCGGTCGATCTGGCCGGAAAACCGGCGTTGCTGTTTACCCGTGAACCAGAGCACAACTTAGGATTGATCTTGAAGGCGCTGTCGGACCGGCTGGCGGCGGCTGTGGGATTGTTGGTGCTGCTGCCGTTGATGACGATGATTGCCGTGCTGATCAGGGCGACCTCACGCGGGCCGGTGTTTTTCAGCCAGGAGCGCTGTGGCTTGCACGGACGGCGGTTTCGGATGCTGAAGTTTCGGACGATGGTCGTTAATGCCGAGGCAGTCAGACAAGAATTGACGCACCTCAACGAGATGGACGGGCCGGTGTTCAAGATCGCCAACGATCCTCGGATTACGCGAATGGGTAAGATTTTGCGCAAGCTGTCACTGGACGAATTGCCGCAGTTGATCAATGTTCTCAAAGGGGAGATGTCGCTGGTCGGGCCGCGGCCGCCGCTGCCGGACGAAGTGCATGATTACGATTTCTGGCAACGCCGCAAGCTCTCGATGAAGCCGGGCATCACGTGCCTGTGGCAGGTCGGCGACCGGAATGATTCATCGTTCGAACAGTGGATGAAGCAGGATTTGGAGTACATCGACAACTGGTCGCTGATGCTCGACGCCAAGATTCTGCTGCGAACGATTCCCGCCGTCATCCACGCCACCGGGCGATAG
- the pyk gene encoding pyruvate kinase, whose product MPDQPHGLTKIICTLGPASADEATIEQLVRSGMAVARLNFSHGDHAFHKRMIQRLRRVSRRVGRPVGILQDLSGPKIRVGRIKDGAVEIVDGARLKIVPHDILGDASTISASPPELIPELRKGDQIFIDDGMLRLEVTRAGRHEIEAVIVKGGTLRERKGINLPTSNLSLPSLTPKDIADLEFGIALGIDFVALSFVRSANDIAVLRGEMRRREADIPIIAKLEKPQAIKKLGDILQAADAVMVARGDLGVETPIDQVPTLQKNIITTAAEMLKPVITATQMLESMTQHPIPTRAEVSDVANAIIDGTDAVMLSAETASGKYPVEAVSMMSRIICSTEASMRERLQPKFELVGRPAVEFANAIAESAVDMAREIDATLIACFTQTGLSARLVSKQKSPVPVYAFTPHPEILNRMTLLRGVRPVAVPHFRSVDQMIIDVEKILKKLGLVLTGDRVVIVASAPVHIHGDTNMLKLHTIA is encoded by the coding sequence ATGCCGGATCAACCGCATGGCCTGACCAAGATCATCTGCACGCTCGGCCCCGCCAGTGCCGACGAAGCCACCATCGAACAGCTGGTGCGCAGTGGCATGGCCGTAGCGCGTCTCAATTTTTCCCACGGTGACCACGCCTTCCACAAACGGATGATCCAGCGCCTTCGCCGCGTGTCGCGGCGCGTCGGGCGACCGGTAGGCATTCTTCAAGACCTATCCGGCCCTAAGATCCGCGTCGGCCGCATCAAAGACGGAGCCGTCGAAATCGTCGATGGCGCCCGCCTTAAGATCGTCCCCCATGACATCCTCGGCGACGCCTCGACCATCTCCGCCAGCCCGCCCGAACTGATCCCCGAACTGCGCAAGGGTGACCAGATCTTCATCGATGACGGCATGCTGCGCCTCGAGGTCACCCGCGCCGGTCGCCACGAAATCGAGGCCGTCATCGTCAAAGGCGGCACGCTGCGCGAACGCAAGGGCATCAATCTGCCGACATCCAATCTCTCGTTGCCGTCGCTGACGCCCAAGGATATCGCTGATCTCGAATTCGGCATCGCCCTCGGCATTGACTTCGTCGCTCTCTCTTTCGTCCGCTCCGCCAATGACATTGCCGTCCTGCGCGGAGAAATGCGCCGCCGCGAAGCGGACATCCCGATCATCGCCAAACTGGAAAAACCGCAGGCGATCAAGAAACTGGGCGACATCCTCCAGGCGGCGGATGCCGTCATGGTCGCCCGCGGCGACCTCGGCGTCGAAACCCCGATCGATCAGGTGCCGACGCTACAAAAGAATATCATCACTACCGCCGCGGAAATGCTTAAACCGGTGATCACCGCCACGCAAATGCTTGAATCCATGACCCAGCATCCGATTCCGACCCGCGCGGAGGTCTCCGATGTTGCGAACGCCATCATCGACGGCACCGATGCCGTCATGCTTTCCGCCGAAACCGCTTCCGGCAAGTATCCCGTCGAGGCCGTCTCCATGATGTCGCGCATCATCTGCTCCACCGAGGCCAGTATGCGCGAACGCCTGCAGCCGAAATTCGAACTGGTCGGCCGTCCGGCAGTGGAATTCGCCAACGCCATCGCGGAATCCGCCGTCGATATGGCGCGCGAAATCGATGCCACCTTGATCGCCTGCTTCACGCAAACCGGACTCTCGGCGCGACTGGTTTCCAAGCAGAAGTCCCCCGTGCCGGTGTATGCTTTCACGCCGCACCCCGAAATCCTCAACCGCATGACCCTCTTGCGCGGCGTTCGACCCGTGGCTGTCCCGCACTTCCGCTCGGTCGATCAGATGATTATTGATGTCGAAAAGATTCTCAAGAAACTTGGTCTGGTTTTGACCGGCGACCGCGTCGTTATTGTCGCCTCGGCGCCGGTGCATATCCACGGCGACACCAACATGCTCAAACTGCATACCATCGCCTGA